DNA from Abditibacteriota bacterium:
GCCAACCGTATTATAATAGTCTGTGGAACGTTTCCTTATTTATATTTTATCACATATCACGGGGTTTGCAGCAGATTTTATGAAAAACGCGAAAAAAGAGGAGGCCCTGCGGGGGCTCTACGTGATCACCGACGAGACCCTGCGGCCCGGCAGGACCCACGCGCAGATAGCTGAAGCGGCTCTGAAGGGGGGAGCCCGCATCATCCAGCTCAGAGACAAGAACTGCTCCGACAGGCACTTTTACCGGGCGGCCCTGGAGATACGGCGGCTGACCCGGGAATACGGAGCCCTGTTTCTCATCAACGACAGGATACACATAGCCCTGGCGGCGGAGGCGGACGGGGTAAACTGCGGGCAGACCGACCTGCCCTGCCCGGTCATCAGAAAGCTGCTGGGACCGGACGCCGTGATAGGCATTTCCTGCTCCTCCGCGGAGGAAGCCGCGGCAGCCGAAAAGGACGGCGCCGACTATATAGGCTTTGGCGCCATATTCCCCACCCGGACCAAGACCGATTATGACAGAGAGACAGGTCCCGCCCTGATAAGGGAGGTCAAGAGGCGCGTCTCCATCCCCGTGGCCGCCATAGCGGGCATCAACCGGGACAACATAGGCCTGGTGGCGGCAGCCGAAATGGCCTGCGTGGTATCGGCGGTGGTGTGCGCCGAAGATATGACCCGGGCCACGGCGGAGCTGATCGCGGCCTTTGAGGGCGGCAGATAAGCCGCCAAAAGACGGCCCTCCCGCCGGAAATATTCGGCGGGAGGGCTGTCACCTTGAGGCCCAGAATACCTGCGCGTTTTACGATCCGTAGTCAGGCTCATGGGACGTGTCGGTATCGAAGTCCCAGGCTTTGTCAAACAAAATGATCCCGGCCTTGCCGTCAGACCATAT
Protein-coding regions in this window:
- the thiE gene encoding thiamine phosphate synthase — protein: MKNAKKEEALRGLYVITDETLRPGRTHAQIAEAALKGGARIIQLRDKNCSDRHFYRAALEIRRLTREYGALFLINDRIHIALAAEADGVNCGQTDLPCPVIRKLLGPDAVIGISCSSAEEAAAAEKDGADYIGFGAIFPTRTKTDYDRETGPALIREVKRRVSIPVAAIAGINRDNIGLVAAAEMACVVSAVVCAEDMTRATAELIAAFEGGR